A genome region from Argopecten irradians isolate NY unplaced genomic scaffold, Ai_NY scaffold_0338, whole genome shotgun sequence includes the following:
- the LOC138312485 gene encoding LOW QUALITY PROTEIN: uncharacterized protein (The sequence of the model RefSeq protein was modified relative to this genomic sequence to represent the inferred CDS: deleted 1 base in 1 codon): MNLTSKQREALDIVNEGHNLFLGGPAGTGKSFLLCEIVKALRLSGKCVHLTCTTGIACTNFPPELGAMTVHRWSGIQDGRYKAQEVISLIKSHAKFQDALHRIKNTDTLIIDEVSMLSERLFNLLAEVCTIKDSSKQFGGMQLIMCGDFVQLPPVPNMLYNDDGKYCFESPLFEQLLCHKIYLNEIVRQNDQQLIRSIWEVSFGEVSDDTLMYIKTLQRPLSPDQQSIKLFATTHLVDNYNRKCVVEARGVVGEYLAEDTGENRHLSRLMAPKILWLKVGSPVILLRNISKILFNGLRGTVLAVEPDGPVVNFPTANQTLKIPKMTFTGILCYNDDKIVI; the protein is encoded by the exons atgaatttaACTTCAAAACAACGTGAGGCACTCGATATTGTCAATGAGGGACACAACCTGTTTCTTGGTGGACCTGCAGGGACCGGAAAATCATTTCTTTTGTGCGAAATAGTTAAGGCACTTCGCCTATCTGGGAAATGCGTGCATTTGACATGCACCACAGGCATAGCCTGCACTAACTTTCCCCCAGAACTTGGTGCTATGACAGTACACCGATGGTCAGGAATTCAGGATGGACGTTATAAGGCACAGGAAGTTATATCTCTTATAAAAAGCCATGCCAAATTCCAAGATGCACTACATCGAATTAAAAACACTGATACCCTCATAATAGATGAAGTGTCTATGCTCAGTGAGAGACTTTTCAATCTGCTAGCTGAAGTTTGCACCATAAAGGATTCATCCAAACAATTTGGTGGTATGCAGTTGATTATGTGTGGGGATTTTGTGCAGTTGCCTCCTGTACCGAACATGCTATACAATGATGATGGGAAGTACTGTTTTGAAAGTCCCTTATTTGAGCAGCTATTATGCCACAAGATTTATTTGAACGAAATAGTGAGGCAAAATGATCAACAGCTCATCCGTAGTATATGGGAAGTTTCGTTTGGAGAAGTATCGGATGACacattaatgtatataaaaactcTGCAAAGGCCCTTATCGCCTGATCAGCAGTCAATCAAACTGTTTGCTACCACTCACCTTGTTGACAATTATAACCGTAAATGTGTGGTTGAGGCAAGGGGTGTTGTAGGAGAATATTTGGCAGAAGATACTGGTGAAAACCGACAT TTATCTCGACTGATGGCACCAAAGATCCTTTGGCTGAAAGTGGGATCTCCTGTGATTCTGTTAAGGAATATCAGCAAAATATTATTCAATGGTCTCAGAGGGACTGTATTGGCAGTGGAGCCGGATGGACCAGTGGTAAATTTTCCAACAGCAAACCAAACATTGAAGATACCCAAGATGACATTCACTGGTATATTGTGttataatgatgataaaattgtcatttga